Proteins from one Panthera leo isolate Ple1 chromosome D1, P.leo_Ple1_pat1.1, whole genome shotgun sequence genomic window:
- the CD1H11orf87 gene encoding uncharacterized protein C11orf87 homolog, which produces MSARAPKELRLALPPCLLNRTFASPNASGGGNASARGPGAGGSGGGTCITQVGQQLFQSFSSTLVLIVLVTLIFCLIVLSLSTFHIHKRRMKKRKMQRAQEEYERDHCSSNRGGRGLPPAASGQAPAPAKETRLERQPRDFAFCAPSDASSSSSAPGLPCQGPRAPPPPPPPAPSPQGAHAASSCLDTAGEGLLQTVVLS; this is translated from the coding sequence ATGAGTGCCAGGGCGCCCAAGGAGCTGAGGCTGGCGCTGCCGCCGTGTCTCCTCAACCGGACCTTTGCCTCCCCCAACGCCAGCGGCGGCGGCAACGCGAGCGCCCGTGGCCCGGGTGcaggcggcagcggcggcggcaccTGCATCACGCAGGTGGGACAGCAGCTCTTCCAGTCCTTCTCGTCCACGCTGGTGCTGATTGTCCTGGTCACCCTCATCTTCTGCCTCATCGTGCTGTCCCTCTCCACCTTCCACATCCACAAGCGGAGGATGAAGAAGCGGAAGATGCAGAGGGCTCAGGAGGAGTACGAGCGGGATCACTGCAGCAGCAACCGCGGCGGCCGGGGGCTGCCCCCAGCGGCGAGCGgccaggccccagcccctgccaaaGAAACCCGGCTGGAGAGGCAGCCCCGGGACTTCGCCTTCTGCGCCCCCTCCGACGCCTCCTCTTCGTCTTCGGCCCCCGGCCTCCCGTGCCAGGGTCCCcgcgctcctcctcctcctccaccaccggCCCCCAGTCCGCAAGGAGCACACGCGGCCTCCTCCTGTTTGGACACAGCTGGCGAGGGCCTTTTGCAAACGGTGGTACTGTCCTGA